A single window of Periophthalmus magnuspinnatus isolate fPerMag1 chromosome 9, fPerMag1.2.pri, whole genome shotgun sequence DNA harbors:
- the gucd1 gene encoding protein GUCD1 yields MTDDVVLLAVPVIRQEFHWDCGLACSKMVLKYLQRVDDDQFQRACWELKLTESVWTIDLAYLMSHVGVRHCFCTQTLGVDKGFRNQAFYKKHFDTEEDRVNDLFLKAESKGVVVKKCSVSVQEIQSHLQQGHVAIVLVNAVVLSCELCAAPVKYCCFLPVGQKCFCRKPEYQGHFVVVCGFNRTSDSIYYNNPAYSDRVCSTSVGNFEEARRSYGTDEDILLIYKDH; encoded by the exons ATGACCG ATGATGTGGTCTTGCTGGCTGTACCTGTCATCCGGCAGGAGTTTCACTGGGACTGTGGCTTGGCCTGCTCCAAAATGGTCCTAAA ATATTTGCAGAGAGTAGATGATGACCAGTTTCAGAGAGCATGCTGGGAGCTCAAACTGACGGAGAGCGTTTGGACCATTGACTTGGCGTACCTCATGTCCCACGTTGGGGTCCGCCACTGCTTCTGCACTCAGACCCTGGGAGTAGACAAGGGTTTCAGAAACCAG GCTTTTTATAAGAAACATTTTGACACTGAGGAAGACAGAGTGAATGATCTCTTTTTGAaagcagagagcaaaggagtTGTAGTGAAGAAATG CTCTGTGTCAGTGCAGGAGATCCAGTCCCACCTGCAGCAGGGCCACGTGGCCATAGTCCTGGTGAATGCTGTGGTGCTGTCGTGTGAGCTGTGtgcggctccagtcaaatactGCTGCTTTCTCCCGGTGGGACAGAAGTGCTTTTGTAGGAAACCAGAGTACCAAGGTCACTTTGTGGTGGTCTGTGGCTTTAACCGGACATCTGATAGCATCTACTACAACAATCCAGCTTACTCAGATC GAGTTTGCAGCACCAGTGTTGGAAACTTCGAAGAGGCTCGACGAAGTTACGGCACAGATGAAGATATCCTTTTGATTTATAAAGACCACTGA